The following coding sequences are from one Syntrophobacterales bacterium window:
- a CDS encoding aldehyde ferredoxin oxidoreductase family protein, with the protein MTVYQNRFLKLDLSKREAVEAPLDPEVVRDFLGGRGFGIEYLYRHLSPHTDPLSPDNILLFLPGILGGTSAPGFSRWIAAARSPLTGAYIRSVCGGKFGAAIKTCGYEFIAIHGRADRPTYVHLSKEGAEFLDADGLWGLDTAATQERIWDKSGKSNTRIACIGPAGENLVKFAAIIHEKRAAARGGVGAVMGSKNLKAVAINTSGGAAPALQDRETFLKLVQEHNEILKTHDRRKKMTAYGTTFMTSKMHALGIFPVRNFQEGGLPGVEKIGAEAFQKLKTGDYGCYACTTRCGNIFKAAEGPYKGAQSEGPEYETVFSFGGEIANTDPGAIIAADALCDRLGIDTISMGVVAGFVMELYEKGILSSEELDGLKPEWGDHRALFQLIEKVASREGIGNILAEGTRKAGQLIGKGAEYYAMTAKGLELPGYEPRAAKAHGLGYAVSNIGGSHMYGYARQEISGFMQPREIDRLADDGKGDIAGWNQIKKAVEETGILCNFADTNVTQQLICDLYVSATGRSDLAEPKNMDKFGERIVCLERCFNVREGFSRKDDTLPDRMFKEPLKNAGPSTGAVIRKMDNLLDEYYDFMGYDKNGIPTAEKLKELGLADLASEMESFRK; encoded by the coding sequence ATGACCGTTTATCAAAACAGGTTTCTGAAGCTTGATCTATCAAAAAGGGAAGCCGTCGAAGCGCCGCTTGATCCGGAGGTGGTTCGCGACTTTCTGGGCGGTCGCGGTTTCGGGATAGAGTACCTCTATAGGCATCTTTCCCCCCATACGGACCCCCTCAGTCCTGACAATATCCTCCTGTTTCTGCCGGGAATTCTTGGCGGAACCAGCGCTCCCGGCTTCTCCCGCTGGATTGCGGCTGCCAGGAGCCCGCTTACCGGCGCCTATATCCGCTCGGTGTGCGGCGGGAAATTCGGCGCTGCCATCAAGACTTGCGGGTACGAATTTATTGCGATTCACGGCCGGGCCGACCGTCCAACCTATGTCCATTTGAGTAAAGAAGGGGCTGAATTCCTCGATGCCGACGGTCTGTGGGGTCTCGATACCGCTGCCACGCAGGAGCGAATCTGGGACAAATCCGGCAAAAGCAATACCCGCATTGCCTGCATTGGACCGGCAGGCGAAAACCTCGTAAAATTTGCCGCGATCATCCATGAGAAAAGGGCCGCGGCCCGCGGCGGCGTCGGCGCAGTGATGGGGTCAAAGAATTTAAAGGCCGTCGCCATCAATACCTCCGGCGGCGCTGCTCCGGCGCTCCAGGACCGGGAAACCTTCCTGAAGCTCGTGCAGGAACATAACGAAATTCTTAAAACCCATGACCGACGCAAGAAAATGACCGCCTACGGCACCACCTTTATGACGTCAAAAATGCACGCGCTTGGCATTTTTCCGGTCAGGAACTTTCAGGAGGGCGGTCTGCCCGGAGTGGAAAAGATCGGCGCGGAGGCATTCCAAAAGCTGAAAACTGGCGACTATGGCTGCTATGCCTGCACAACTCGGTGCGGCAACATCTTCAAGGCTGCGGAAGGTCCCTACAAAGGAGCACAAAGCGAAGGGCCGGAGTACGAAACTGTCTTCTCCTTCGGTGGAGAAATCGCCAACACCGACCCCGGGGCTATCATCGCGGCCGATGCCCTCTGTGATCGCCTGGGAATAGACACTATCAGCATGGGGGTGGTTGCCGGCTTTGTCATGGAACTCTACGAAAAAGGAATATTAAGCTCTGAGGAATTGGATGGCCTGAAACCGGAGTGGGGCGACCATAGGGCGCTCTTTCAGCTCATCGAAAAAGTGGCCAGTCGCGAAGGCATAGGCAATATCCTGGCTGAAGGAACAAGGAAAGCCGGTCAACTGATAGGAAAAGGCGCAGAATACTATGCCATGACCGCCAAAGGCCTGGAATTGCCCGGATACGAACCGCGGGCGGCCAAGGCGCACGGCCTCGGATACGCCGTTTCGAACATTGGCGGCAGCCATATGTACGGCTATGCCCGCCAGGAAATCTCCGGGTTCATGCAGCCCCGGGAAATAGACCGTCTTGCCGATGACGGCAAGGGAGATATCGCGGGCTGGAACCAGATAAAAAAGGCAGTGGAAGAAACGGGCATCCTCTGCAATTTTGCCGATACCAATGTTACGCAACAGCTTATTTGCGATCTTTATGTCAGCGCTACCGGCCGGAGCGACCTGGCAGAACCCAAAAATATGGACAAATTTGGCGAGCGGATTGTCTGCCTGGAAAGATGCTTTAATGTTCGGGAGGGATTCAGCAGAAAGGACGATACGCTTCCGGATAGGATGTTCAAGGAACCCTTGAAGAATGCCGGCCCCTCAACAGGCGCGGTCATCAGAAAGATGGACAATCTCCTCGACGAGTATTATGATTTCATGGGATATGATAAAAATGGCATCCCGACCGCGGAAAAGCTGAAGGAATTAGGCCTTGCGGACTTGGCATCGGAGATGGAAAGTTTTCGCAAGTAA